GAAATCTGGAAAGTATTCTCctgttataataataataataataataataataaaattattattattattattattattattatttaattcttatgatatgaattgaaaaaatatattaaaatattatttacattttaaaaaatttaatagttaatttttctattaattttaatcattaaatattataaaaaaattaaaacactcCTAATATAGatgcattaattaataaatattttaaaaatatgtgagatcaatgataattttttaaaattataaagactaaatagtataatatttaacacttagatcttttaaaatattaaaaatattttaataaattttaaaaaattaaatgctctgagttttttaatattataggactaagtagtaattttttactaaaataGAATATTACAAGAAGGGTTCAGGAAACCATTAGTTTCTTAATGAGCAATGTTTAGAAGTTGTTAAACAATGTAAGTATTATtttagtgattaattaatagaaaaatcaaaCTCCAATAGCAATTTTAATATTCAAAAGTGCAAATTAATTAACTTGACGAATTATAGAGttccattattatttttattatcaatacTTTTactaatttatgttattttactactatttttatatatatcatgcatgccaatttttaaattaacaggatatttaaaattttgattaaataattactCTAAAATGTGAATGTCATTTTTCAACAAAACTAAAGttatttgaatataaaaataatgtaaaattgTGGAATTTTATGCATAcccaataagaaaaaaaaattatctaattttCGTAAATATACAATTTCaagaaatcattaaaaaaacTTTTCAAATGGAAAATTCATTGCCACTCAAACAAAGTAATCATTCATAAACTAGTTTAGTTAAACTAAACTATAATTTCTCTAATGATATGAACAAGAATTTACAAAAGAAGCCCCATGAGTTTAAATTCTCATACTTTCTCCCTCAAGCTTTTGTAAGATtcaaaaaaaaccaaaaaatcaAAAACAATTTGCAAGCTATCTCAACTTTTAAGAAGATCCGATTTTATTCAAGTCTTTCTAAATGCATGTGCAACGTTCTCCACTGTAAATAACTTTGCACAATATACATTTTTATTTTCCATAATAATGATACCCATGGTTCAACTTACCCCAAGCACGACCTCATTTTATCTCCAAGAGGAATAAATTCCACACCTTGTAGGCAAATAAGGAGAAGAATTGTAAAGAGCAAAACAAAACTTTCGTAGGTTGAAAGTTATTCAAAAAGAATGAGAATTCCCATCCGAAGCAACATAAAATTAATGATTCTCTCATACATATGCATCTCATCAGACGGTTGTTATTTCAAAGGGTAACAGTTCCGCCTTCACTCTAAATTACATAGCCAATATATAGGACTAAGTTCACATAGATGAATCCTGAGAGACTGAAGACTCAGGATCTCTATCTTTATTCTTCCATTTTGCATCACTAGGTTAGTTTCAAGCATAATTCAAGATGCTTCACAAAACCATCAGGTCAAGAAAAGAAACAGCCTTCTTTGACATCCTACATAAATCATATTGAAAATTTGATGGACCAAAGctaaataactaataaattacGAATTGCAAGCCTTGACCCCAAAATAAAGGGCATCAAATACAGTTGTAAAGCCAAATAATTGAACTATAAGCTTGTAACACCTGTAGCTGTAGAAGTATCAACCTGTGAGTTATCTTGAACTTCCTGTGTTATGAAACCTGAACACCAGCAAGCTCCAGTTGTGCTACAGATGCATTGATTGCATCAACAATCTCCATTTTTCCTTGACTAACAGCTTCATCTATTGGAGTCCGTTCATGGCTGCAAATCATCCAGTGAAACATGGGTAAAAGGGGACACTTGAAAATGCACATGGATACATGTATTTTTGCACATATGCGTGTGTGGAAGAAAGTCCAGGTTTCAggttaaaatataaaactaacATACCAGTTTAGAGTGCTTAAACTTGCTCCAGCAAGAATCAATTTCTTAACCACCTGTAAAGATCATCATTTATTTTAGAACCTGACATCACAGTAATTGCAGTGCAAAGGAACTATGGTAATTACCTCAATACAACCATTGAGGCAAGCCCAGTGGAGAGGTGTATTCTTCTCCTCATTAGAGGCATTGAGATCCTGCCCAGCAGAAATCCCCATGTTAAGGAGCTTTTTGGAAACCATTTACAAAATGGGCTCAATATAGGACCGAAGAAGATAATACAAAACAAAAATGAAAGTAGAAATACAGTtcttaaacaagaaagaaaaagacATACAGAAAGTGTACAATCATGAGGGTGGAAAGCTTTTAAATTGGAACTTGGGCATAATCATCAGTTTCTATGAGTTTTGAGCTTGAACTAGGGTATATATGTTGGATACATATCCAAGTTCAACAAAAATATTCTATTCTATCTTTTTGATATTTGCTTTATTATTTGGATAATCTACCCAAAATAATACCTAAATAAGCATCTAACAATGTCGCTTTGGGATAAAATGAAGTTGGAGCAACACTGTTTCAATATCTATCTGTACTTTACAAGGACACACTAATAGCCAACTCATGTAGAGAGGAACACAGAATTTTTTACAGTATGCTAATTTTGTATAGGCATTAACATGCTCACAAGCACAAATATATGTCAGTTGTGGCAAGACTCCTTATTCATAGTAAAAAATGACATTTGTGTTGGATTATCAACACATAATGCAATTAACTTACAAATAGTGGAACATTCTCATGTATATGCTTAATCAAAAAGTTGAGCTACAACTGTCAGGTTCAAATTAACATACCTAACCATCTAGACAGCTCTCAATCATTTAGCAAATACCAGGCAACCAAATGTAGTTGGTTTAATTGTAGCAGTAACCATTTTTAAGATGATATCCGAATTTGCTAATCTACTTTTGATTTACTGTAACAGAGAATCTTGCAAGCAATTTCTGATTAAATTGATTTGTTAACCCTGGTTACTGATAAAGCTCTATCAAGCTTTAAACAAGCATCTGAAGAAACAAGATAAACAAGATATTGATGGGTTTATTAGTGAACATATTTTAGCTGAGCTCATATGTTAATGCACATTCACTAAATGAGCCAAAATATGTGTTCAAACTTGGTTATCTCAATATAAAGAAATAAGAACATATGAAGCCCATCTATGAATTTGTAGAGTGCACTGGTTTATTCACAACCTAAGGATATATGCTTATCGAGAATGTCTATTTAGGGTTTGTACTGAATTTGCTCCCATAACAACTCATGTAGGAATAAACTAGAGGCAGAGAGAGAGTTAAGAAAGACAAGAAGATtggggaaaaaataaaaataatagagaaGAGCAAAGAGTGACAgataagaaagaaaaggaaaagaagtgAAAATATTACCAGGGATGAGGTAGAGTAGATAACAGCTATATTGATTGGACTTGGTTGCAGGTGTTGGTTGTGTACTCAAGTCACTTATTGATCTAGTTCCAAATTTTAGATTATGGAAACTCTGCAAGAGAAtccaaattaaattacaaaaattagttgattttaaaaatttagtgtgtatgtatgtttatttCATTCAATAATGTTCTGCACTTGCATTCTGGAATCAGGCTTTCTCTAATATGATGAATTCCTGTGTTTAAGATGGAATTACCTTGGATCCTACACACAACTAATCAAAcacaaaacttttctttcaagaAATATTGGAAGTATAACAAAGATTACAAGTGCTAGAGTGAAGTCAGGTCTACTTCATGAGGATTAGTAGAAATTGATTGGTCAATCCACCCAAtccaattatttaaaaaaaaatgagctGTTATCCTCACATTTAAAATCATGCCTATCTTATTAGGTAGATGGCATGCCTTTGGCTAGCCCTTCATTTTCCCCTTTTAGTTGCTCAATTCTAGTATCCAATAGGATGATTTGACTTCAATACCAAAGAAAGATTCATGCACATGCATAGAAGCAAAAGTTGTCCAGcaaataaaagatataaaaataaCCTCCTGTCAAATCAAACTGCTGTTTTACTTCTCCTAAATGTCATGTCCAATTCAATAGGTTCAACTTTAAATTTTCTTAGGATCTCCTATACGACTAGCATAGCCTTTATTGGCAGGGATACTATAGGCCTAAGTCCACCAAGTTTAATTAATGTGATCATCTTAAGATCATGTCCAACTGAAACGACCATCGAATTTACCCAACCCACGCATATATCACATTGCTTGAACCAAGCAATTGGACCCAGTCCAACCAACCAAGTTTGCAACCCTAGAActatatttatgtttatgaacaacCATGTAAAGTCTAAAAGAACAAATAAACCTTAAAGATTTGTCTACAAAAACACTTTGGCCCCATTGTTTCAAA
The Manihot esculenta cultivar AM560-2 chromosome 1, M.esculenta_v8, whole genome shotgun sequence genome window above contains:
- the LOC110630833 gene encoding putative ankyrin repeat protein RF_1087, whose protein sequence is MGAEVDQAENRTQLEATSDIVDALLEAARYDDIDDIRSLASEGVSLDSKDSLGRTALHMAAANGNLDIVEYLISQGVDLNASNEEKNTPLHWACLNGCIEVVKKLILAGASLSTLNCHERTPIDEAVSQGKMEIVDAINASVAQLELAGVQVS